CGACGGCCAATGCGACGGTGTACATCATCGATCAGGTGCTCCTGCCGGCCTAGCCGCCGTGCGATCATCAGGTCAATGACTGACAGCGCGTACGACGACCCGCGGGGCACCGACCGGCGCCCCGACGGGTCCGTCGTCGGCATCGACGGGCGGCCCGCGGTGTCCACGGCAGAGGCAGGGCCGCCGACCGACCCGAACGAGCGCGCTCGCGAGCTGCTGGCGCGTTCGAGCCGGGGGGACGACGCGGCCTTCGCCGAGCTGTACGACCTCGTGTCCGCCCGCGTCTACGGCATGGCACTCCGCGTGGTCCGGGACCCGGCCCAGGCGGAGGAGGTCACGCAGGAGACCTTCGTCGACGTGTGGCGGCAGTCCGCCCGGTACGACGCGAGCCGCGGGTCGGTGATCTCGTGGGTGCTCACGGTCGCGCACCGGCGGGCGGTCGATCGGGTGCGTTCGTCCGAGGCGGCCCGCCAGCGCGACGACGCGTACGACGTGCGGAACCGCGAGCGCGAGCGCGACACGACGGTGGACGCGGTGGAACGGAGCCTGGACCGCGAGCGGGTGACCCAGGCGATGCGCGGGTTGACCGACCTTCAGCGCTCCGCTCTCGAGCTGGCGTACTTCGGCGGCTACACGCACAGCGAGGTTGCCGCCTTGCTCGACCTGCCGCTGGGTACGGCCAAGACCCGTATCCGAGACGGACTGATCAGACTGAGAGATGCATTGGGGGTGGCGCGATGACGGAGAACGACCTTCGCCTCAGTGGCGCCTACGCGACCGATGCGGTCAGCGACGAGGAGCGCGAGGCCTTCGAGCCGCAGCTGGCCGACGATCCGTACCTGCAGGAAGAGACCGACTCGCTGCGCAACGCGGCCCACGAGCTGACCCACATCAGCGCAACGGCGCCGCCGGCGCGGCTGCGCGCCGATGTGCTGGCCGCGATCAAGACCGTCCGGCCACTGCCGCCGGTCGGCCCCGACGTTGCCGGCCAGGCAGAGACGGCGGCCGAGGCGCGGCGGGACGTCGCCGGTGCCGACGCCGGCGTCGCCGAGAAGAGCGCCGAATCCGGTGGGCCGGAGACCGACGAGCTCGGTGCGGCGCGACGTCGTCGTTCGGCGCGGTCGCGCGCGTCTGCCTGGTTGGCGGCCGTGGTGGCCGCCGCGGCCGCGGTGGTGGCCGTGGTCGTGGTGCTCGGGCAACGGGACACCCCTCCGCAGAACACCGCCGCAGCCGTGATCAGTGCGTCAGACGTGACGAGCTTCGGGCATCAGGACGCGGGATGGTCGATGACGCTCTATCTGTCGCCGTCCCAGGACAAGGCCGTGATCGCCAGCGACAACATGCCCGACGCGCCCAAGGGCCGCGACTTCCAGGCGTGGCTGGTCATGCCGGACGGCTCGATGATGGACGCCGGGGTCATGCCGCACACGGGTGGGACCGGGCAGCGTTTCGTGCTGTCGGGAGCCATCACGAAGGCGGCCGGAGTCGCGGTGACCGACGAGCCGGCAGGCGGATCGAAGCAGCCGACGAGCGCGCCGGTGCTGCAGATGCAGCTCTAGGGACGGCCGGCGGGCGCGCAGCGCCGGACGTCGAGGCGCGCGGTCGGCAGCCGCCGCGTCCCCGGCTACCCGCCGGTAGTGTTCCCCTGTTGCGGCGTTCTCGCTGCATTAGGGGAACGTTGCGCGTCCAGTGCCTCCCGCGCCGGCGTCGGGCGGCGCCCGGGGCGCTACGGTCGTGAGGTGAGCGAAGTATCCGTCCGGGCCGGCAGCAGGACCCGCCGGCTACCGTTCGTGTGGGCCTTCCTCGGCGCGATGGTGCTCTACATGGCGACGAACACGCCGTCCGCGCTGTACCCGGTGTACGAGCGGATCTACGGGATCACGCCGTTCACCGTCACGACGATCTACGGCATGTACGCCGGGACGTTGATCCCGACCCTCGTCCTCGTCGGCTCGCTGGCCCACATCATCGGGTTCCGGCGGCTGTTGGCGCTGGCGTGGTTCGCCGCCGCGCTGGGCATCGGGATCTTCGCGCTCGCGCACGCGCCGTGGACGCTGTACCTTGCCCGGCTGGTCCAGGGCATCGCCGTGGGACTGGCGACAGGCGGCATCGCCGCGTCGTTCGTCGCGCTCGAGCCCGAACGCAACACTCGCCGCGCCTCGATCGCGCTCACCCTCGCGCTCTCTCTGGGATGCGCCGTCGGGCCGATCGTCGGGGGAGTGTTCGTCGCGTACCTCCCGTGGCCCAACCGGCTGGTGTTCGTCGTTCTCGCCGTCGCCCTCGCCGTGCTGGCAGCCGGCTTCCTGATGCTGCCGCGAGATCTCGGGATCACCGGTGTCCGGTGGCGTCCCCGGCTGCCGACCCTGCCGGACGCCGATCGGCGCCCGTTCCTGCTGGCGTGCGCCAGCTCGTTCATCGTGTGGTCCGCGGCGGCGCTGTTCCTCGCGCTCGCCCCGTCGTACTTCCACGAGGCGACCGGCAGCACCAACCCGGTCCTCGCCGGTGCGTCGGCCGGGCTGACGTTCGTGAGCGCCGGGGTCTCCCAGCTGCTGCTGCGCGCCAAGGACGCCTGGCGACTGCAGCGTGCCGGGTTGGTCGTGACCTGCCTCGGACTCATCGCGCTGGTGACCGGTGGCCGCGCCCAGCTCGGCTGGCTGATCCTGGGCTCGGCGCTGATCGCCGGATACGGAATCGGGATGGTGCTGCTCGGGAGCACCAACGCAGTCAACGAGCTCTCCGCCCACCGCCCGGATCACGCGAGCGTGTTCGCGGCCTATTTCCTGGCGTCGTACTGCGGCTCGGGCATCCCGATCATGGGGATCGGGCTGCTCGGCAATCTCATCGGGACGCCGGCAGCCGTGCTCATCTTCGGGTGCCTGGCGCTCGCGCTGACCGTGTGGTGGCTGCTGGCGATCCTGCGCCGAGCGTGACGGCGGCCGGACCACGCTGACGGATGCCCGTTCGCTCATGGGCCCTTCGGCTCTACCGTCTCGTCGCGGCGGCACGGAACCTGGACTTCGACGCTGTGCGGCAAGGAGGTGGCTTATGGCGCGGATCACCGGCGACATCGTCATCGATCGGCCCGTCGAAGAGGTATTCGACTATGTCGCCGACGAACGCAACGAGCCGAGCTACAACCCGAGGATGCTTTGGGTGAAGCTTCTGACGCCCGCACCGATCGGCGTCGGATCTCGGTTCGCCGCGGCGCACCGCGGACGACGGCAGCCGGTGCGGATGCAGATCGAGTTCACCGCGTACGAGCGTCCCCGACGTCTCGCATCGACGACCACGATGGCTCGCGGGCCAGAGGTTCACGGCGTACTGCACTTCGAGCCGGTGGCTACCGGTACTCGGATGCGATGGGACTGGAGCCTATCGCTGCGCGGGCCTGCACGGCTGGCGACACCCGTGGTCTCGGCCCTGGGCTCCCGGCAGGAGCGCGCCTGCTGGCAAGGCCTGAAGAGGCTGCTGGAATCGGGCACCGAGCAGGACGGCCCGATCCCCGCTCGATGACGTCGGCTGACGACACGGTGACGGAGCAGGCTCGCGCACAGTGGGTGGATACGCTGCGCGTCTCGTTGATCTCCGGAGTCATCGTGGTGCACGCGGCGACCGCCTATGTCACGGACTTCGCCGGGTACTACTACGACGACGAGCGCGTCACCAGTGGCGTAGCCTCCGTCGCGTTCGCGCTACCGGCGCTGATGGGTGGCATGTTCGGTCTCGGGCCGCTCTTCGTGGTGGCAGGGTGGTTCTCGGTCGGGTCGCTGGCTCGCCGGGGACCGGCCGGCTTCATGGCCGGCCGGCTCGTGCGGCTCGGCGTGCCGATGGTCGTCTTCGTCATGGTCGTGAACCCCTTGGCCGACTATCTGGGGAACCTGTGGGACGAGGACGACGCGAGCTTCCTCGACCGCCTGGGAGACACCGAGTTCTCGATCGTGTGGTTCGTCGCGGCGCTGCTGGCCTGCTCGATCGGCTACGCCCTGGTGCGGTCCGTGCGGCCGTTGACGCACCCCGGAGCACCGCCGGATCGCAGAGCGCTCGTGATAGCCGGAGCGCTCATCGCCGCCGGCTCACTGGCCGTCTGGCAGTTCACGACACTACTGGACACCGATCTGCTGAATGTGCGACTCAGCGCGTGGCCACAGGCTGCGGTCCTGTTCGCGCTCGGGGTGAGGGTCGCGGAGGCCCGTTGCGACGGCCGGCTGTCCGCGCCGAGCGAGCACCGGCTGGGCGAGGTCGCGGCGGCTGGTTCGGTCCTCACGCTGGTGCTCGTGTACTACACAGGGGCCCGCGATCAGTTGGACTCGGCGCTCGGTGGCTTCACCTGGGTCAGTATCGCCTTCGCCAGTCTCTACGGCATCGTCTCGATCGCGTTCACGTTGTGGTGCGTGGCCTGGATGCGCCGCCGCTGGCCGACCCACGGTTCGCTGATGATCAAGGCCGGTCGAGGCTCGTACGCCGCCTATCTGCTGCACCCGGTGGTACTCGTCTGCGTAATGCTGGCCATGCGCACCGTACCGCTGGGCGCCCAGCTCAAGTTCGTGATCGTCTCGGTCATCGCGATCCCGGTGTGCTTCACCGTCGGGTATGCCCTGAGCAGACTGCCTGGCGTGCGTCGAGTGCTGTAGCCGAGGTCGCCGGAGGCCGCCGACCGGTCAGCGGCTGGGCCACAGGTCGGGAGGGTCCGCGCAGTCCAGGTCGAGAAGGCGGGCGGCCATGTCCAGAGAGGCGCAGGCCAGGAAATCGCGGAGCACCAGGGTGATGGCGCGCCATTCTCTGGTTGCCGTCGCCTCCGGCTCCTCGAGCACCGCGGCGATCTCGGAGATGGTCAGGCCCGTGGCCCGCATCGCGAGGATCTCGCGCTCGCGCGGTGAGAGCACCCGCAGTCCATCACGTTCACCGAGCAGCTGAAGCCGCATGAGCAGTCCGGGGGGAAACTCGATGGCGCCGCCGGCGACCTCGAGGAACGCGCTTTGCGCGAGGTCGATCGTGGCGGTCTTGGAGACGACACCCGCCGCTCCTGAGGCCAGGCAGGCGGCATGCACGAAGGGACTGCTCTCCGACGTGTACACGCAGACGGTGTAGCGGGCCGCGACGAGCGACCGCAGCGCTGTCACGCCCGCGCGCAGCTCCATGGGACCGTGCAGCTCGAGGACGGTGACGTCGGCGCGCTGCTGCGCCTCGATCAGGGCGTCGGCCGTCTCGAAGGTGCCACGCACGTCGAGCCGTCGCATCAGGCTGGGAAATGCGATCCGGATCAACTGGGCGCCGTCCACGAGGACTGCGGTGGGCTTGGCCAAGATCACTCCATGAAGCATGCGTGCCGCCGCGTGCTGCACCACGGGACTCCTTTGCTGGCGCTGATTGTGCACTGGCGGGCATCACCGATTCCGCAACTTGTGAACAGCGTCACATCGCTCGCCACCCTTCACGGGGATCCGCCGGCGCCTGTGGGCCGGACGACGCGCTCACCGCCGCCCGGTCGCGCCCTTTCCATCGTCGCCTGCGGCCATTTCAGCCGTAGCCGTGCAGCCATTTCACGGTTGCGGCGTCTCGACGTCGGGCTCGTTCCTCGCCCTCGCTCGACGACCGTGGTGGGGCGTCGGCCTTGCCTTTCACGGTCGTCGAGCGAGCGAAGCCGCTAGGCGGAGCGACGTCGAGANNNNNNNNNNNNNNNNNNNNNNNNNNNNNNNNNNNNNNN
This Cumulibacter manganitolerans DNA region includes the following protein-coding sequences:
- the sigK gene encoding ECF RNA polymerase sigma factor SigK → MTDSAYDDPRGTDRRPDGSVVGIDGRPAVSTAEAGPPTDPNERARELLARSSRGDDAAFAELYDLVSARVYGMALRVVRDPAQAEEVTQETFVDVWRQSARYDASRGSVISWVLTVAHRRAVDRVRSSEAARQRDDAYDVRNRERERDTTVDAVERSLDRERVTQAMRGLTDLQRSALELAYFGGYTHSEVAALLDLPLGTAKTRIRDGLIRLRDALGVAR
- a CDS encoding anti-sigma factor, with protein sequence MTENDLRLSGAYATDAVSDEEREAFEPQLADDPYLQEETDSLRNAAHELTHISATAPPARLRADVLAAIKTVRPLPPVGPDVAGQAETAAEARRDVAGADAGVAEKSAESGGPETDELGAARRRRSARSRASAWLAAVVAAAAAVVAVVVVLGQRDTPPQNTAAAVISASDVTSFGHQDAGWSMTLYLSPSQDKAVIASDNMPDAPKGRDFQAWLVMPDGSMMDAGVMPHTGGTGQRFVLSGAITKAAGVAVTDEPAGGSKQPTSAPVLQMQL
- a CDS encoding MFS transporter, which encodes MSEVSVRAGSRTRRLPFVWAFLGAMVLYMATNTPSALYPVYERIYGITPFTVTTIYGMYAGTLIPTLVLVGSLAHIIGFRRLLALAWFAAALGIGIFALAHAPWTLYLARLVQGIAVGLATGGIAASFVALEPERNTRRASIALTLALSLGCAVGPIVGGVFVAYLPWPNRLVFVVLAVALAVLAAGFLMLPRDLGITGVRWRPRLPTLPDADRRPFLLACASSFIVWSAAALFLALAPSYFHEATGSTNPVLAGASAGLTFVSAGVSQLLLRAKDAWRLQRAGLVVTCLGLIALVTGGRAQLGWLILGSALIAGYGIGMVLLGSTNAVNELSAHRPDHASVFAAYFLASYCGSGIPIMGIGLLGNLIGTPAAVLIFGCLALALTVWWLLAILRRA
- a CDS encoding SRPBCC family protein, giving the protein MARITGDIVIDRPVEEVFDYVADERNEPSYNPRMLWVKLLTPAPIGVGSRFAAAHRGRRQPVRMQIEFTAYERPRRLASTTTMARGPEVHGVLHFEPVATGTRMRWDWSLSLRGPARLATPVVSALGSRQERACWQGLKRLLESGTEQDGPIPAR
- a CDS encoding acyltransferase family protein, with translation MTSADDTVTEQARAQWVDTLRVSLISGVIVVHAATAYVTDFAGYYYDDERVTSGVASVAFALPALMGGMFGLGPLFVVAGWFSVGSLARRGPAGFMAGRLVRLGVPMVVFVMVVNPLADYLGNLWDEDDASFLDRLGDTEFSIVWFVAALLACSIGYALVRSVRPLTHPGAPPDRRALVIAGALIAAGSLAVWQFTTLLDTDLLNVRLSAWPQAAVLFALGVRVAEARCDGRLSAPSEHRLGEVAAAGSVLTLVLVYYTGARDQLDSALGGFTWVSIAFASLYGIVSIAFTLWCVAWMRRRWPTHGSLMIKAGRGSYAAYLLHPVVLVCVMLAMRTVPLGAQLKFVIVSVIAIPVCFTVGYALSRLPGVRRVL
- a CDS encoding LuxR C-terminal-related transcriptional regulator, encoding MVQHAAARMLHGVILAKPTAVLVDGAQLIRIAFPSLMRRLDVRGTFETADALIEAQQRADVTVLELHGPMELRAGVTALRSLVAARYTVCVYTSESSPFVHAACLASGAAGVVSKTATIDLAQSAFLEVAGGAIEFPPGLLMRLQLLGERDGLRVLSPREREILAMRATGLTISEIAAVLEEPEATATREWRAITLVLRDFLACASLDMAARLLDLDCADPPDLWPSR